CAAATCGCATACGTCAGGGTGCAGGCGTTTGACCATTTCGGTATATTGTTTTTTGAAGTGAATACGGCTCAAAACCTCATCTGCACGTTGCGAAGTCAAGATTTTGATGATGAGCATTTCGGGGCTTATTGGATTCATAAAAGTAAAGGTTTAAAAATTATTTTTAAAAATAGAACATATAAATAGAACGCGGATTTAACGGATTTGACAGATAAACGCGAATTTTGGCTTTAAAATCTGTTTCAACCTGTTTAATCGGTGTTTTCTGTGTTCGAAAAAGAAACGCGGATTTTACGGATTTAACGAATAAGCACGAATTTTTTNNNNNNNNNNNNNNNNNNNNNNNNNNNNNNNNNNNNNNNNNNNNNNNNNNNNNNNNNNNNNNNNNNNNNNNNNNNNNNNNNNNNNNNNNNNNNNNNNNNNNNNNNNNNNNNNNNNNNNNNNNNNNNNNNNNNNNNNNNNNNNNNNNNNNNNNNNNNNNNNNNNNNNNNNNNNNNNNNNNNNNNNNNNNNNNNNNNNNNNNNNNNNNNNNNNNNNNNNNNNNNNNNNNNNNNNNNNNNNNNNNNNNNNNNNNNNNNNNNNNNNNNNNNNNNNNNNNNNNNNNNNNNTTTAAAATCCGTTTAATTCTGCCTAATCTGTGTTTTCTGTGTTCGAAAAAGAGTTTAGGGCTTTCGCACCCACACAAAAATTGCCGTAGAAAGAAAGGGGAATTTTGTCGTATCATTTTTGAAAATCCACTTCAAAAGCCACCTTTTTAAAGCCGATTCGGGCAAAACATCTAAGGGGGCAGTAACATATTGCATCTCCACTACTTCCAAGCCCGCCTTTTCTAACACCGCCTTGATGCGTTTGCGTGTGTAGATGCGTGCATTTGCCCAACGCTCGTGCAGGGGCGTAGGCAACCAAGAGAAAAATGGTACGCGATTCCAAGGCAGCAGCGGCAACTTTGCGCCATGCGTTTCGAAAATCCACCATTTATTGGGGACAGAAATTGCGCCTAAGCCGCCCTTTTTTAGTGTTTGGGCATAAAAGCGCACACTTTCCTCCGAATTGAGATGCTCGATGACTTCAAAGCTAATGAGCCTATCAAATTCTTCAAAGGGAGTTTCTCTTTCTACGTCAAAAACGCGAAAAGTGGCATTTTCTACCCCTAATTCACGTCTGTATTTTTCAAAAAGGGGCGCGTGTCCCTCAAAAATTTCGATACCTACGCCTTTTTGAAAAGCAGGCGCAACCTGCAAAAGCGTCGCGCCTGCCCCACAGCCAATTTCTATCAAAGAGTAGCCTTTCCCAAAAAAATCGGGCATCGTGTGCAAAAGCCGAATCCTGCGGCTGATGATTTTGTCGGCAAAATCGGCGGGTCTGCCCAAATAATGCCCTTCTTGGAAAAGGCTTTTTTCTACTTTTGTCATAAATAAAGCGTATCTATTAGCAACCTATTTTTTGCCCCCTAAGCCGCGCAACTTGTCCTTGACCTTGTTTTTGACATCGTTGGCTTTTTCTTCTACCTTGTCTTTGAGCGTTTCGTTGGGAGCAGCCTTTTGGGTAGAATCGCTTTTTTGTGTGGTAGAATCGGTTGCGCTTTTATTGCCGCCGAAGAGGTCAGAAACTAAGTTTTGAAGGGCATTTCCTGCCTGTGCCTTTATCAAATCTTGGGTAGATTTTTTGTCTAAGGTCAGAATGGGTTTTTGGTATGTGCCTGCCAAGTTGAAATTGAGCTGCACGCGCTCGCCCTTGATGTCGTTGGCGTTCAGACCTGTCCAGCCGTTGAGTTTTGAAACGACTTCTTCTTTGGGAACATCAAGCAAGACCTTGTATTGTAGGCTGCCATCTGCGCCTACGTCGCCTGCCAATCCTACCTTGTATTGTGCTAAGGCTACCTCGAAAGGCTCTGTTTTGAGTCTGCCATTCTCTATTTTGGTCTTGACTATCAGGTCTTTAAATTGCGAATTGCGAATTTTTTGGATACTTGTAAAATTGCTAATCGCTTCTACGGCAGGTAGGTTGTCTTTGAAGGCTGCATCAATGACGCGCATTACGCCTTGCCCCGAAAGGGTTGTGAAATCAGGCATGAGGTCTTGATTGAGAACGCCTGCTAATTGGAAATTTTGTAGCGAAAAAGTCCCTTCCAAATGCTGCATGATAGGCGCAAAGGTTTGCAGGGTAGAAAAGGCGGTGAAAGCCTCGCCGATATTTGCCTCTGCGATGTCGATGTTGAAGGCAAAAAGCGGTTTTTCCAAATCCTGTGTATTGTAGCTGCCGCCCATAGTGAATTTGCCCCCTGCGGCTTCAAAGGTCATGGGTGTGAAATTGATTTCGCCATCTTTGATGCGTACTGTGCCTTGCGCATTTTTGAGCGTTAGGTTATCGTACAAAACTTTTTCTATTTGCGCTTGGAAGGTAAAGTCGAGGTCTTTGGGAACTTCTACTACGCCACTGACCGAATCGGCTTGGCTTGCAGTGCTGCCGTTAGCGGTATTTTGAGCGGTAGCGGTGCTGTTTTCTTCTTCGCTCATCCATTCATTGGTATCGAAGACCTTGCTTTGCAGGGTCATATTGCCACGCAAAATGGCTGTTCCTTCTTTCAGACCCGCCATGCTAAGTCCGTAGGCTAAATAATTGTACAAAGCCCCTTGTAATTTGATGTCGCTTTTGCCCAAAAAGCCGTCAAATTGGTTGAGCTTCATCTCTTTGGGGGTGAAAGTTAGGTCGGCTTGGCTAATGCGCAGACCTTGTGGCAGGTCGGTGGAAAGGTATTCCAAGTTTTTGACGCTCATGCGCCCCTGTGTAGGCAGTTTTTCGTAGGCTTCGGCTTCGAGGGCAGCCAAATTGCCCTGTGTCTGAATGTCTGCATCAAGCAAACCTTTGAGGCTCATGCCCTCTATGGGGAAGATTTTGAGCATTTTTTCCAAATCTATGCTGCCTTTGGCTTTTAGGTTGTAGCTCAAATTTTCTATGCCCTCTGTATTTCCGCTTACTTCAAAGGGCTTGTTTTCCATCGCAAAGGTGATTTTTTCTAATAAGACCGAAAGATTTTCCATCTTGCCTGTCGTATTTTTCGCCTGCGCCACTACCTCGATGTTTTCTATCGGAATGGGATAGGCTAAGGATTTGGCATAGCCATTTTGCAGGCTCATTTGCGCATCGAGGGTCGGAATTTGGGCGGTGGCTTCGTCGTATTTGCCCTTTGCGAGCAAGTTGAGCTTGTAGAGTCCCTTCAATTCGAGGCTATCCAAAGGGTAGAATTGTGAAATTTCGCCCAAATTGACTTCTGCCTTCACAAGGGCATCGATATCGTAGGTAGAAAGCCCTACAATTTTGGCTCTACCACTAACGGGATTTTTATTTGCACCACCAAAATTGAGCGAAAATTGGCGCAAGTCGGTCAGGGTATTTTCCAAATTGGGGGTGTTATTGCTGATTTGTGCATCTAAGTTGATGTTTTCGATGGCAGCAGGCAAGTTTGGATATTGCACCCTTGCCTTTTCTACCAAAAGTTTGAGTGAAAAGGTAGGGTATTTTTCGGCTTCGGTATCTAATTCGCCTTTGGCAAAGCCTTCGAAAGCCACTTTCCCTTCCGCTTTCAAATCTTCGTAGCCCTTCAAAAAGACGGCAGGCACGAGCGAAAGCAGGCTCTTGAAGGTCGTTTCTTGGGCAGCAAAGGTGAGGTCTAATTCCATTGCTTTTTCGCCTACTTTTTCGTTGGGTAGGCGCACAAATCCATCAAAACCAAAGGAAAAGTCGCTGATTTTGAAGCGGTTTTCTTTGAAGCTAAACTTCATATTGTTCATATCCATTGCCATGACCATATCGGCAGAAAGTGGGCGATTGGCTAAATAGACACTCTTGTCCATTTCTAAAAAGAGGGCTTCTATTTCGGTCTTGGTTTCTAAATCGTAAAGAGCCGACATAATTTCGCCGCTGCCTTCATGGGTTAGGTTTTGAATTTTTGCCGTAATTTTTGCCGTATCGTCTTGGTAGAAAATGTTAGCTTTTTCTACTACCCATTTTTCTAACCCTATCTGAAAAGCTGCCGTATCGCTTGGGGTTTCTGTTTGGGTTTCGGGTTCGGATTGGTAGATGTCGTAGTTGGCTTTTCCATTTTTGAGAACTCTCACCTTTACAAGTGGCTCTTTTAGATAGATGCCATAAATTTCCATCTTATCACTTAGAAGGCTGCTTACGTTGAGAGCAAGCTCAAAATCAGGCACATAGAGGAGTGTATCGCCTTCAAATTCTTCTTTGCCTATGATAGAAAGTTGTTCTAAACTTACGCTTAGTTTGGGGAAGTGGCGAAAAAAGGAGAGGTCGTAATCGGCGAAATGCAGCTTGGCAGTGAGTTTTTCATTTGCCACTTGTTGGATTTTATCGCCAATTTGTTTTTTAAAGAGCGTAGGGACGAGCAAGAGTGCGCCCAAAAAAAGGAGCAATCCGACGCCTATGCCGATTCCTATTTTTTTGATGAGTTGACTTTTTTTTGAGGACATACGAAAAAGAGTTGGGTTTGAAAAGGAGAGCGTTTTTATCCTAAGAAGAAAAACAAATTGTACCGTTTTGAAAAGTTAAAATAATAGCTTGATGATGTCGGCGGCGGCTTTGCTATCATGCACGCGCAAAATCTTCGCCCCTTTTTGTAGCGCAATCGTATTGAGGGCGATTGTACCAAAGAGAGCCTCCTGCGGACTGCCACCGAGCTTTTTATAAATCATAGACTTGCGCGAAAGTCCCACAAAAAGCGGATAGCCCAAGGTCTGGAAATATTCCAAATGTTGTAGGATTTGATAGTTTTGTTCGAGGGTTTTGGCAAAACCAAAGCCTACATCTATCAAAAGATTTTGTATGCCTTTTTCTTTGGCAAGGGCAATTTTTTCTTGAAAATACGCATAAATATCGAGAACTACATCAGCATAGTCGGTAAAATTTTGCATTGTTTGGGGAGTGCCGCGTGAGTGCATCAGCACATAAGGCACTTGCAGGGCGGCTACTGTGTTCCACATAGCGGCATCGAGGCTGCCTGCCGAAATATCATTGACCATTGCCGCGCCTGCTTCTACGGCTTCTTTGGCGATATTTGCCCTAAAAGTATCAATGGAAAGCGGTACTTCGGGAAAGTGTTTTTGTAAAATTGCGATAGCAGGCAGCACGCGCTTTTTTTCTTCTTCTTCGGAAATGTGAGCCGCGTTGGGGCGCGTAGAGTAGCCACCTACATCTAAAATCGTCGCGCCTTCTTGCAGGTGTTTTTCGGCTTTAAAGAGGAGGTCTTCCAGACTTTCTTCCAAGTGGCAACGGCTGTGGCTATAAAAAGAGTCGGGCGTGAGGTTTAGAATCGCCATCACCAGAGGCTTTTCTAAGGGGTACAATTTGCCTTTTAGTACCAAGTGTTGCGGTATTTCGAAAGGGGACATATCCAAAGGGGCTACTACTTTTGAGTGTTTGCGCAAATTTCGCTAAATTTGTTTAGATTTGGTAGGGAATATCATTTTTTTAGATTTTTACAACCCTTAAAAACAGAGCAAGATGCACAGAAAAGACAATCGGCGGCGTAGTGGCAATCAAAAAAAGGGGATTCTATGTTTATTCGGCAATGTTATTTTTGCCTTCTTGCTGACAGCGTGTGTTCCCAAAGCGCAGTATCAAGGTTTGCTTTTGGAAAAAGAAAGGCTTTTGGAAGAACAAGCACGCCTACAAAGACAAACACAGGCTCTTTTAGAAGAACAACAGACTTTCCAAAATCAGAAACAAAGCCTTGAAAATGAGGCACAAAAGGCTATTTTAGAGAAAGAAATTTTAGAAAAGCGCGTTGATAGTTTGAAGTGGGAAAACATGCGGTCGTTCGACGATTTATCATCTGCCTATGTAAGGGTTCTTGAAGCTAATGCAATGACGGAAATTTGCGACTCACTTTTAAAGGTAGCCCGAAGCGAAAATGCACGTCTGAAAAAGCAACTTTCCAAAAGCCAAGTGCAGCAACTTTCTAAAAAGGAAGCAGAGGCGCAGGCACTTTTGAAGGTATTGGAAAAGGCACTCAAAAAGTTTGAAAAGCAAAACCTAAGTCTTTCCCTACAAGAAAACAAAATTCATATTCTTTTGCCCGACAACGCACTTTTTGCCTTAGCAAGCATAGAGATAGAGCGCGAGGGAAGCACGATTTTGAAAGAAATCGCCAAAATATTATCTGAAAAAAAGAACCTTTTTATCCGCATCGAGGGGCATACCGATAACATTCCCGTTACGAACAAGACCCTGCCTTTTTCCGATAACTGGGATTTGAGTGTGCTTAGGGCTACAGCCGTAACGCGCCTATTGATAGAGCAGGGTGTCAATCCTAAACAGGTCTTGCCTTCGGGTAGGGGGCAGCAAATCCCCCTTGTGGAAAATGATAGCCCTGAAAATCGACAAAAAAATCGCAGGATAGAGATTATTCTAAGCCCTGAATCATTTTAAAATAAAGTTTTTAAACACAAAAAATAAAAAATTGGAAAACCTACTCCCCCTTCTGATAGAAAATCTGGTGCTAATTGTGGCGGGCTTTGTGGCGGGCATTATCAATACGGTGGCAGGAAGCGGCTCGGTGCTGACCCTTTCGGCACTCTCTTTTCAGTCTGTGCCTACGGGTTTGGCAAATGGCACGAATCGCGTGGGCGTGTTGCTGCAAACTTTGGCAGGGTATCGCTCTTTGCGAAGCAGCAGCGTGGGGGTGCGCTCGCTTTGGTGGCTGATTTTGCCTACTACTTTGGGCGCAATCTTAGGGGCAGAACTTGCCATTTATTTGGGAAAAGTCAATGAGATTTGGCTCAATAGAAGTATCGGATTTACGATGCTTTTGATGCTTTTTTTGGTATTGCAAAATCCCCAACGGTGGCTCAAAGAGAGCGACAAACCCTTAGAGATTAGGGGCATCAAGAAAATAATGCTTGTTCTGCTTTTTGTCTTGGTGGGAGCGTATGGCGGCTTTGTGCAGGCAGGCGTAGGGGTGATTATGTTGGTCTTGCTTGTTGCTTTTGGGGGCTACGATATGAAAACGGCAAATGCGATAAAATTGCTGCTTACTTTTATTTTAAATATTCCTGCTTTTATTTTATTTGTCTATGAAAAACAAATCGTTTGGCAGGCGGCTTTCGTTTTGGCAATTAGTCAAGTTGTGGGAACGTGGGTAGCGGTGCGCTTCGTAACCACTCACCCAAAGGCGAACTATTGGGTGCGTTTGTTGCTTATTTTCATTCTTTTGGTCGCGATTGTGCATTTCTTGGGAATTGGCACTTGGCTTGTCCAACAATTTTGAGGGGTAGAGTTCCTACAAAGTAGAAAAAGTAAAGCGTTATAGGTTTTCTAACCTCAAAACTGTCCCCTTGTTTTCTTTCTGGTAGGATTGAAAGTATCTGGAAAATGCTTAATTTTGCCCAAACGGTAAATAAACAGTCTTTGAAGATGCAAGCAAGAACCGATACAATTATTGTGGGCAACAGTTTGAGTGTTTTGCAAAATTTGGAAAGCGAAAGTATTGACTTGGTCATTACCTCGCCGCCTTATTTTCAACAAAGAAACTATGGAAACGGCGATTTAGGTATCGGCAATGAAGACACAGAGGAGGCATATTTAGATAATATCTTGGCTGTTTTTTTCGAGTGTGTGCGAGTAGTGAAATCTACGGGGAGCATTGTCTTTAACTTGGGCGATAAGTACATCGAGGGAGCGTTGTCTTTGTTGCCCTACAAGTTCGCCATCAAAGCAACTGAAAATAAGTCTGTTTTTTTAATCAATCAAATTACTTGGTCAAAACTAAACCCAACGCCCCGACAGGATAGGCGTAAGTTGATACAAGCGACTGAACCTTTTTTCGTTTTTGCCAAGTCTAAAAATTATTATTTTGACTTAGAAAACTATTTAAAGCATTTAGACGACTTTAATAAAGCAAGCAGGGGCAAGCCCACAGAAAAATTAGGCAAACAATATTTCGACATCATTGACAAATCCGATTTAAGTGAGCTGCAAAAAGAAAATGCTCGCAAAGCCCTACAAGATGCAATTCTATTGGTTCAGAAAGGCGAAATTGATAGTTTTCGAATGAAAATAAAAGGCGTTCACAAGGAGGCTTATGGAGGAATGGAAGGGGGCAGGAATAACCAAATCCGTAATAATGGTTTTACAGTGATTAAAATTTTGGGTAATAAGCTAAAAAAAGATATTATAGAAAGCCCTGTTGAAATAACCAAAGACAATGCACACCCTGCGGTTTATCCTCTCTATATCATACAGGAACTCATAAAATTACTAAGTAAAGAAAATGATTTGGTTTTAGACCCTTTTTGCGGAAGTGGTACTACCTGCCTTGCCGCCAAAAATCTAAAACGTCGTTATTTGGGCATTGAAATCAATCCCGAATACGTGAATTTAGCAAATGAACGGTTAAAACAATCTCTAACTCTTACCCAAGAACTATTTTTATGACAGAAAAAGAGGTTTTAGTAGAAGCCTATAAAATGGCTCAAAATTTAGATTTTGGCACAGTTTCAAACAATATCAAATAAGAAATTGATATACTAATTGATAAAATAGATAGTAATAAATCTCTTGTTTCTGCCTTAGTAACAAGCCTCGTTAAGAAAATTTGTAGCCCTACCCAAGACATTCGTCTGCACAGAATAGATTTTGAAAATGGCTATTCAGCAAGGGTATTAGACACACAAGTTACCTTGCCCTTTTTTAAAGATAATTTTCCAAAATATGCCAACAAAGAGAGTTCCTTTCTGACTTTATCAACAAGAGAGCGTATCAGATGGACAAAAGAAGAAGGAGCAAATCTCAAAATTCGCGATAAAAAACTGAAAGTTTCTTTTTTGAATGTTTTTGAGCAAATTGAAGAAGAAAAAGCGAACCCCAAAGATTATTTAAACTATATTTTTGCAAAATTAATTGCACTTTCAGAAAAGGATAAAGTGCTTTTTGAGCGTGCAAAGGCACACAGTAAAAAGGTGGCGACTTTGAATATCCATCTGATTATCAAGATGTTGGAAGCACACTTTAAAACAGAACAAAGTTCTCGTCTGCCTGTGGTAGCCATTTATGCGATTTATGAAATATTGCTTCCCAAATTCGCAAGATACAAAAACAAAAGACTTCTGCCCTTAGAGGTTCATACTTCGTCGGATAAACACGGATTTGGGGACATTGAGGTTTATACAACTGATAATAAACCTTTTGAAATTGTAGAAATCAAACACAATATTCAAATAAATAAGCATTTAATTTTTGATATTGCAAAGAAAACACAAAAGGTAAAAATTGATAGATACTACATTCTGACAACATCTACAAATGGTTTTGAAAGTGTCGAAAGTGAAAAAGAAGTTACAGACTATATCTTGGAACTAAAAAAAACGCAGGGAATTGACATCATAGCCAATGGAATTATTACAACACTAAAATATTATTTGCGCTTTAT
The Hugenholtzia roseola DSM 9546 DNA segment above includes these coding regions:
- a CDS encoding class I SAM-dependent methyltransferase, whose translation is MTKVEKSLFQEGHYLGRPADFADKIISRRIRLLHTMPDFFGKGYSLIEIGCGAGATLLQVAPAFQKGVGIEIFEGHAPLFEKYRRELGVENATFRVFDVERETPFEEFDRLISFEVIEHLNSEESVRFYAQTLKKGGLGAISVPNKWWIFETHGAKLPLLPWNRVPFFSWLPTPLHERWANARIYTRKRIKAVLEKAGLEVVEMQYVTAPLDVLPESALKRWLLKWIFKNDTTKFPFLSTAIFVWVRKP
- a CDS encoding AsmA-like C-terminal region-containing protein; its protein translation is MSSKKSQLIKKIGIGIGVGLLLFLGALLLVPTLFKKQIGDKIQQVANEKLTAKLHFADYDLSFFRHFPKLSVSLEQLSIIGKEEFEGDTLLYVPDFELALNVSSLLSDKMEIYGIYLKEPLVKVRVLKNGKANYDIYQSEPETQTETPSDTAAFQIGLEKWVVEKANIFYQDDTAKITAKIQNLTHEGSGEIMSALYDLETKTEIEALFLEMDKSVYLANRPLSADMVMAMDMNNMKFSFKENRFKISDFSFGFDGFVRLPNEKVGEKAMELDLTFAAQETTFKSLLSLVPAVFLKGYEDLKAEGKVAFEGFAKGELDTEAEKYPTFSLKLLVEKARVQYPNLPAAIENINLDAQISNNTPNLENTLTDLRQFSLNFGGANKNPVSGRAKIVGLSTYDIDALVKAEVNLGEISQFYPLDSLELKGLYKLNLLAKGKYDEATAQIPTLDAQMSLQNGYAKSLAYPIPIENIEVVAQAKNTTGKMENLSVLLEKITFAMENKPFEVSGNTEGIENLSYNLKAKGSIDLEKMLKIFPIEGMSLKGLLDADIQTQGNLAALEAEAYEKLPTQGRMSVKNLEYLSTDLPQGLRISQADLTFTPKEMKLNQFDGFLGKSDIKLQGALYNYLAYGLSMAGLKEGTAILRGNMTLQSKVFDTNEWMSEEENSTATAQNTANGSTASQADSVSGVVEVPKDLDFTFQAQIEKVLYDNLTLKNAQGTVRIKDGEINFTPMTFEAAGGKFTMGGSYNTQDLEKPLFAFNIDIAEANIGEAFTAFSTLQTFAPIMQHLEGTFSLQNFQLAGVLNQDLMPDFTTLSGQGVMRVIDAAFKDNLPAVEAISNFTSIQKIRNSQFKDLIVKTKIENGRLKTEPFEVALAQYKVGLAGDVGADGSLQYKVLLDVPKEEVVSKLNGWTGLNANDIKGERVQLNFNLAGTYQKPILTLDKKSTQDLIKAQAGNALQNLVSDLFGGNKSATDSTTQKSDSTQKAAPNETLKDKVEEKANDVKNKVKDKLRGLGGKK
- the folP gene encoding dihydropteroate synthase, giving the protein MRKHSKVVAPLDMSPFEIPQHLVLKGKLYPLEKPLVMAILNLTPDSFYSHSRCHLEESLEDLLFKAEKHLQEGATILDVGGYSTRPNAAHISEEEEKKRVLPAIAILQKHFPEVPLSIDTFRANIAKEAVEAGAAMVNDISAGSLDAAMWNTVAALQVPYVLMHSRGTPQTMQNFTDYADVVLDIYAYFQEKIALAKEKGIQNLLIDVGFGFAKTLEQNYQILQHLEYFQTLGYPLFVGLSRKSMIYKKLGGSPQEALFGTIALNTIALQKGAKILRVHDSKAAADIIKLLF
- a CDS encoding OmpA family protein: MHRKDNRRRSGNQKKGILCLFGNVIFAFLLTACVPKAQYQGLLLEKERLLEEQARLQRQTQALLEEQQTFQNQKQSLENEAQKAILEKEILEKRVDSLKWENMRSFDDLSSAYVRVLEANAMTEICDSLLKVARSENARLKKQLSKSQVQQLSKKEAEAQALLKVLEKALKKFEKQNLSLSLQENKIHILLPDNALFALASIEIEREGSTILKEIAKILSEKKNLFIRIEGHTDNIPVTNKTLPFSDNWDLSVLRATAVTRLLIEQGVNPKQVLPSGRGQQIPLVENDSPENRQKNRRIEIILSPESF
- a CDS encoding sulfite exporter TauE/SafE family protein, coding for MENLLPLLIENLVLIVAGFVAGIINTVAGSGSVLTLSALSFQSVPTGLANGTNRVGVLLQTLAGYRSLRSSSVGVRSLWWLILPTTLGAILGAELAIYLGKVNEIWLNRSIGFTMLLMLFLVLQNPQRWLKESDKPLEIRGIKKIMLVLLFVLVGAYGGFVQAGVGVIMLVLLVAFGGYDMKTANAIKLLLTFILNIPAFILFVYEKQIVWQAAFVLAISQVVGTWVAVRFVTTHPKANYWVRLLLIFILLVAIVHFLGIGTWLVQQF
- a CDS encoding DNA-methyltransferase, whose product is MLNFAQTVNKQSLKMQARTDTIIVGNSLSVLQNLESESIDLVITSPPYFQQRNYGNGDLGIGNEDTEEAYLDNILAVFFECVRVVKSTGSIVFNLGDKYIEGALSLLPYKFAIKATENKSVFLINQITWSKLNPTPRQDRRKLIQATEPFFVFAKSKNYYFDLENYLKHLDDFNKASRGKPTEKLGKQYFDIIDKSDLSELQKENARKALQDAILLVQKGEIDSFRMKIKGVHKEAYGGMEGGRNNQIRNNGFTVIKILGNKLKKDIIESPVEITKDNAHPAVYPLYIIQELIKLLSKENDLVLDPFCGSGTTCLAAKNLKRRYLGIEINPEYVNLANERLKQSLTLTQELFL